One region of Flavobacterium sp. KACC 22763 genomic DNA includes:
- a CDS encoding acetyl-CoA C-acetyltransferase: MKSNTIRKVAIVGYNRIPFARANTAYSNVGNKEMMTASLNGLIDKYNLKGKLLGEVAGGAVIKHTYDNNLIRECVMQTSLDPATPACDLQQACDTGIESAIYIANKIALGQIDSGIAGGVDSISDMPIAVSEKLRKILLDARKAKSLGEKIKTFLKLRPKDLSPLVPRNEESQTGLSMGGHTEITAKYYKISREEQDEFALKSHLNMAKAYDEGFFDDMITPFNGLEKDNNLRRDSTIEKLAKLSPAFDKVNGTLTAGNSTPLTDGASCVLLASEEWAKEQGLPILAYITFAEIAAIEYVKNQQNLLLAPLFAASRMLEKAELNLQDFDFYEIHEAFAAQTLATLKIWESPELSAEIGLKKTLGAIDRNKLNIKGSSLAAAHPFAATGGRIIGVMAKLLNEKGSGKGLISICAAGGQGVTMIIEK; the protein is encoded by the coding sequence ATGAAATCAAATACAATAAGAAAAGTTGCCATTGTGGGCTATAACAGAATCCCTTTTGCAAGAGCTAATACGGCCTATTCTAACGTAGGAAATAAAGAAATGATGACCGCATCGCTCAATGGTCTTATTGATAAATACAATCTAAAGGGAAAGCTATTGGGAGAAGTTGCTGGAGGTGCTGTAATCAAACATACTTACGACAACAATTTAATTCGTGAATGTGTAATGCAGACCAGCCTCGACCCGGCAACACCTGCATGCGATTTGCAGCAAGCTTGTGACACGGGAATTGAAAGCGCTATTTATATTGCCAACAAAATTGCTCTCGGACAAATAGATTCTGGAATTGCTGGAGGTGTAGATTCTATCAGCGATATGCCAATTGCGGTTAGTGAGAAACTTCGGAAAATACTGCTTGATGCGCGAAAAGCAAAATCATTAGGCGAGAAAATTAAAACATTTCTAAAACTTCGTCCTAAAGATCTTAGTCCGCTAGTGCCTCGAAATGAAGAATCGCAAACAGGACTTTCTATGGGCGGACATACTGAAATTACTGCAAAATATTATAAAATTTCTCGCGAAGAACAAGACGAATTTGCCTTAAAAAGCCATTTGAATATGGCAAAAGCATATGACGAAGGCTTTTTTGATGATATGATTACTCCTTTCAACGGCTTAGAAAAAGATAATAATTTAAGAAGAGACAGCACAATTGAAAAACTAGCCAAACTAAGCCCTGCTTTTGATAAAGTAAACGGAACCCTTACCGCAGGAAATTCAACTCCATTAACAGATGGAGCTTCTTGTGTTCTTCTGGCTAGTGAAGAATGGGCAAAAGAGCAAGGACTTCCTATTTTGGCTTATATTACTTTTGCAGAAATTGCTGCAATTGAATACGTTAAAAATCAACAGAATCTTTTGTTAGCACCTTTATTTGCTGCTTCAAGAATGTTGGAAAAAGCAGAATTAAACCTGCAAGATTTTGACTTTTATGAAATTCACGAAGCTTTTGCTGCTCAGACATTAGCCACTTTAAAAATCTGGGAAAGCCCAGAACTAAGTGCCGAAATAGGTTTAAAGAAAACTTTAGGTGCCATTGATCGAAACAAACTGAATATAAAAGGAAGCAGTTTGGCCGCAGCACATCCTTTTGCAGCAACTGGCGGAAGAATTATTGGCGTAATGGCAAAACTTCTTAACGAAAAAGGATCTGGAAAAGGCTTAATTTCCATCTGTGCGGCAGGCGGTCAAGGAGTTACCATGATAATTGAGAAATAA
- a CDS encoding TonB-dependent receptor has protein sequence MKIIFNARVYLFVLFLSSLNMMAQQLGTVNGKVSLSGNKPAENIAVALKGTKYSDITTVSGHYEIKNVKPGTYTIVLNGVGIQPVEDKIVVNSKQTITKNFSLSESQEDLDEVVIKKNKYKQDKPSLSLRLQTPVLEIPQNIQIVSGQTLKDQQITSMSDGVIRNVSGAVRLEHWGDLYTNITMRGSQIQAFRNGFNVVSSFWGPLTEDMSFVDHIEFVKGPAGFMLSSGDPSGLYNVVTKKPTGVTKGEVSAMVGSYDFYRVSLDLDGKLDKKGKLLYRFNGAVQKKGSFRPFEHNDRYVIAPVISYQIDDKTKLTFEYNFQYANMTEVGSYYVFGPQSGGYATLPRNFTMTQPGLPDTNIQDHSGYLQFEHKFDENWKLTAQTSYFKYLQQGYSSWPGVVGPGPVDRNFDGVPEGNLAAGEIIRNVGIWDAESNMYLGQIFVNGKFNTGNVSHKILGGVDLGSKDYMADWGQSHDLDTVDNPFNVYNPNYGTPSNGLPQFDHDTPLSQRAGGLYGSKYAAGYVQDELGFLENRLRLTLAARYTWISQTSSYEAEPIEDSHITPRAGLSYSITDDFAVYGLYDQAFTPQSGVVRSGDVKPLTGNNVEFGLKKDWFDGSWNTSLSVYNILKKNELTADPSNQPNEQYKIVLGEKRARGVEFDVRGKIFDGLNLIANYAFTESTVTKVDPAVSAANGINVGDVVPGYAKHTANAWLNYTLQHGKLKGFGASIGGTFLDGRQTDTWSEGLQKLPSYFKLDGGLSYETGKVKVTANVFNILDKYLYSGSYYSWLNAYYWQAEAPRNFRVGVTYKF, from the coding sequence ATGAAAATAATTTTTAATGCCAGAGTTTATCTTTTTGTGCTGTTTTTGAGCTCACTAAATATGATGGCACAACAGCTTGGAACTGTAAACGGAAAAGTTTCTTTGAGTGGCAATAAACCAGCAGAAAATATAGCTGTAGCTTTAAAAGGAACAAAATATTCGGATATTACAACTGTTTCAGGACATTATGAAATTAAAAATGTAAAGCCAGGAACATATACTATCGTCTTAAATGGAGTAGGAATTCAACCTGTTGAGGATAAAATTGTTGTCAATTCAAAACAAACGATAACCAAGAATTTTTCTCTTTCTGAAAGTCAGGAAGATCTTGATGAAGTGGTAATTAAAAAGAATAAATACAAGCAAGACAAGCCTTCATTGTCATTGCGTCTTCAGACTCCAGTTTTAGAAATTCCTCAAAATATACAGATTGTAAGCGGTCAGACTTTAAAAGACCAGCAGATTACAAGTATGAGCGACGGTGTAATTCGTAATGTGAGTGGTGCTGTACGTTTGGAGCACTGGGGAGATTTGTATACGAATATTACAATGAGAGGTTCTCAAATTCAGGCTTTTAGAAACGGTTTTAACGTAGTTTCTTCTTTCTGGGGACCATTAACAGAAGATATGAGCTTTGTAGATCATATCGAATTTGTAAAAGGACCTGCTGGTTTCATGCTTTCAAGCGGTGACCCAAGCGGATTATATAACGTGGTGACTAAAAAGCCAACAGGTGTAACGAAAGGTGAGGTAAGTGCTATGGTAGGAAGCTACGATTTCTACAGAGTAAGTTTAGACCTTGACGGAAAATTAGATAAAAAAGGAAAATTATTATACCGTTTTAACGGAGCTGTACAAAAGAAGGGATCATTCCGTCCGTTTGAGCATAACGACCGTTACGTAATTGCTCCTGTAATTTCTTATCAGATTGATGATAAAACAAAATTGACATTTGAATACAACTTTCAATATGCAAATATGACCGAAGTAGGTTCTTACTATGTTTTTGGACCACAATCAGGAGGTTATGCTACTTTACCTCGCAATTTTACAATGACACAGCCAGGATTGCCAGATACAAACATTCAAGATCATAGCGGTTATCTACAGTTCGAACATAAGTTTGACGAAAATTGGAAGCTTACAGCGCAAACTTCTTACTTTAAATACCTTCAGCAAGGATACAGCTCTTGGCCAGGTGTTGTTGGTCCTGGACCAGTTGATAGAAATTTTGATGGAGTTCCTGAAGGAAACCTTGCTGCTGGTGAGATTATCAGAAATGTTGGTATTTGGGATGCGGAAAGTAATATGTATTTAGGACAGATTTTCGTAAACGGAAAATTCAATACAGGAAATGTTTCTCATAAAATATTAGGAGGAGTAGATTTAGGGAGCAAAGATTATATGGCAGATTGGGGACAATCGCATGATTTAGACACTGTTGATAATCCGTTTAATGTTTATAATCCAAATTATGGTACGCCATCAAATGGTTTACCGCAGTTTGACCATGATACGCCTTTAAGCCAAAGAGCAGGCGGACTTTATGGTTCGAAGTATGCGGCTGGTTATGTTCAAGATGAGCTTGGCTTTTTAGAAAACAGATTAAGATTGACTCTTGCTGCAAGATATACTTGGATTAGCCAAACTAGCAGCTATGAGGCAGAACCAATTGAGGATAGCCATATTACACCTCGTGCTGGTTTAAGTTATTCTATTACTGATGATTTTGCAGTTTACGGTTTATATGATCAAGCTTTTACGCCTCAATCTGGAGTAGTGAGAAGCGGTGATGTAAAACCTCTTACTGGAAATAATGTTGAATTTGGGCTTAAAAAAGATTGGTTTGACGGTTCTTGGAATACAAGTTTATCGGTTTACAATATCTTAAAGAAGAATGAGCTAACAGCAGATCCTAGTAATCAGCCAAACGAGCAGTATAAAATTGTTTTGGGTGAAAAAAGAGCTCGCGGTGTTGAATTTGATGTAAGAGGAAAAATCTTTGATGGCTTAAATCTTATTGCAAATTACGCATTTACAGAATCAACGGTAACTAAAGTTGATCCAGCTGTTTCTGCAGCTAATGGTATTAACGTAGGTGATGTTGTGCCAGGTTATGCTAAACACACAGCAAATGCATGGTTAAATTATACGCTTCAGCATGGAAAATTAAAAGGTTTTGGTGCTTCTATTGGAGGAACTTTCCTTGATGGACGCCAAACTGACACATGGAGTGAAGGTCTTCAAAAATTGCCTTCTTACTTTAAATTGGATGGAGGTTTATCTTATGAAACAGGTAAAGTTAAAGTTACTGCAAACGTATTCAATATCTTAGATAAATATTTATATAGCGGTTCATATTACAGCTGGTTAAATGCTTATTACTGGCAAGCTGAAGCTCCAAGAAATTTTAGAGTTGGTGTTACTTATAAATTCTAA